The window GTCTGCTGTTCTGATGTGTGATTGATCGGTTAGTTTTAATCAGCCCCGTAAGGGGCTGATTGCGTTATTACAGCGCGATAACGATCTTGCCGCGCATATGCCCTTCCAGCACTTTATCGTGAGCTTGCTTCAGCGTGTCTACCGTTAACCCTTGCAGCGTTTCGCTGGCGGTTCCCTGAAGTTTTCCAGCATCAACCAGCTGTGCGACTTCGTGCAAAATGTTCCCCTGTTCGGCGATATCCGGTGTGGTAAACATGCTGCGGGTAAACATGAGTTCCCAATGTAGCGCCGCGCTTTTGAGTTTCAGCGCCGTTTGGTCGAGCGGGTGTTTGTTTTCCACGATGGTACAGATATGCCCCATCGGTGCGATCAGCTTGCTGATCGCCTCCCAGTGGCCGTCGGTATCGTTCAAACAGAAAATGTAATCGACCTGTTTGATCCCTTCTTTTTCTAACTCAGCCACCAAATTACGGTAATCCACAACCTTGTGCGCACCACGCTGGCGGCACCATTCCGCCGAGTCAGGCTTTGATGCAGTAGCGATAATGTTCACCGAACTGCGCAGCGCTGCCAGAGAAATCGCAAGGGAACCTACGCCGCCTGCACCACCGATAATCAGCAGCGTTTTCTCGCTGTCAGCCTGCTGTATTTTCAAGTGCTCGAACAGCCCTTCCCACGCGGTCAGCGCCGTGAGCGGCATTGCAGCCGCGGCGGCCCAGTCGAGAGACGCGGGCTTGTGTGCGACGATGCGTGAATCAATTAACTGATGCGTCGTGTTGCTGCCGGGACGGGTGATATCACCGGCGTACCAGACTTCATCGCCTACCCGAAACTGGCTAACGGCGCTGCCTGTTTTTAGCACGACGCCGCTGGCATCCCAGCCGAGAATTCTAGGCTGTTGTAATCCATTCTGGCGTAATCCGGCATGCACCTTGGTATCCACCGGGTTGACGGAAATGGCTTTTACGTCGATTAACAGATCGTATTCACCGGGCTCGGGGATGTCCTGAGTGATGGCGATGAAATTTTCTGGCTGTTGTGGATCAACGGCTATCGCATGAACGGTCATGGTCTATTCCTCATTATTTTCAGAATGCGGTTGTGTAAATACGGCAGGCTTCTTTGAATAAAACCAAGTGTAGAACACGGAGATAGGGCTGATAAGATGGACAATGAATAATGCAGTGTTCGTTTGAGGTGAACAATCATGTTTAAACAATTGCAGGATATGGCGCTGTTTGCGCTGGTGGCCGAGTGTGGCAGTTTTACACAGGCGGCGCGCAAAGCCGGGCTGGCAAAATCCAGCCTGAGCTTGCGCATTAGCCAGCTTGAACAGCAGATTGGCCTGCGGCTGTTGAACCGAACGACGCGCCAGCTCAATCTGACGTTTGCGGGTGAGCGTTACCTGATTCACTGTCAGGAGATGCTACAAGCCAGCGAACGTGCCGATCTCGCTATACAGCGTCTGCGCGATAACCCCAGTGGGCGGTTACGCATCACCAGCCCGGCAGGATTAGGTTCCACGCTGCTGGCGCGGCTTACCGCTGAATTTCAGCAGCGCTTTCCCGCGGTATCGCTGGATGTGTTGATTTCAGATGCGGTGATCGATCTGGTACAGGAAGGGTTTGATGTCGCTTTTCGTACCGGTAAACCGCACGATTCTTCACTGATTGGACGCCCGCTTGGGCAGACTCCCCGCTATTTGCTGGCATCGCCTGACTATCTGGCGCGGCACCCGGCATTACTCCATCCGCAGCAGCTTCAACAGCACCGCTGTATTGCGCACCATGCCTGGACGGAGTGGCTCCTTCATCGCGGTTCAGAACTTTATCGCTGGTTACTGCCCGATGCGCATATCACCGATAACCTGCTTTACGCCCGCGAGTGCGCTATTGCGGGAGCTGGCATTACGCTATTGCCAGATTTTCTCTGCCTGGATGACGCAGTGTCCGGGAAATTGGTCAGGGTTTTGTCGGATTGGCAGGCGGAAGCTAACGAGCTTTATCTGGTGTATCCCAGCCGCAAGCTGAATTCGCCCGCGTTAGCGTGTTTTATCGACTTTGTTTTACAACATAGTGCGTTGGATGATTACTCAACGTTTTTGAAAAAGCAGCAGTGATGCCGTCTCTACAATATTTTTGTTTCATTTTTATTTGGATCTTTTGATTTTTATTGAAACGTGATTTCTATCAACTTATTTTAGGTACGTTTTAGATTGAGAATGCCGATAACAATGTTGGTTCCTTTTGACTTTTTTATGAAAGGTGTGGTCCTGAGTGGCGTTATTGTCACAGTGCTATCTGGACTCTGCCGTGCTTGTCATGGCAGAGATAATGTATACCAGTGATGGTGAAAATGAGAATGCAACCGATGTCTATTCAAAAAGAGAAGTTGAGTTACATCAACAATATACGTCTCGTTTCGTTATTTATTACTCTTTTTTCAATTATCCTGATTTTATTTGCGCTTTCTATTGGCACAGCGAGTTATTTTTTAAAACAGAGTAATGATTCACTCGATAAAGCGAATGAATTGTCTGATATCCGGGCCGGTATCAGCAGCAGCCTCGATCAGCTACGCGTAGCCAGACTGCTGCTTATTCAGGCTGGTGCAGCAAACCGTATTAGCGATCACGAGGTGTTTAAATCCGCTTCAGATCAGGCAGCTGGTCGAGTCAGAGCCTCGCAGAAGCGTCTGGATGAATATCTCGCACGCCCAGACAAACTGGAGAGTGAAAAGGCCTTGGATGAGGATATCCTCAAGGCTTATAACAACTATCGCGATAATGCGATTGTTGTGATGCAGAAAGCCACGAGTGATGGTGAATTTGAAGATCTGGTGTCGTTGGAAAGCACAGTGGCCCGTCAGTTAGATGAAGCGTTCAGTGTTCCAGTGCGTAAGAAAGTGACTGAGCTGACAAAAGCCGCGCAGGATATCAATCTACAAGCAGAACAGAATGCCAAGCTGGGTTACTGGATGATGGCAGGTTCATTTGCCCTGTCGATCATTATGGCGATCATGGCCTACATCATGGTGCGCAATGTGATCCTTGCGCCAATAAACAGACTGGTTGAGCGTATCCAGAAGATTGCAGCGGGCGATTTGACGCAGCCGCCGATGGCAATGGGGCGCAATGAAATCGGCATTCTGGGGACGAATATCCAGAACATGCAGGCGGAGCTGACGGATACGGTGACGATCGTGCGTGAAGGGGCGGATTCGATCTACCAGGGATCGTCAGAAATCACGGCAGGCAACGTCGATCTCTCTTCGCGTACCGAGCAGCAGGCCGCCGCGCTGGAAGAAACCGCGGCGAGCATGGAACAGCTGACCGCAACGGTGAAACAGAACTCTGACAATGCTCATCACGCCAGCCAGTTGGCAAAAAATGCCTCTGAAAAAGCGGAGAAGGGCGGACAAATTGTGCAAGGCGTGGTGGACACCATGCAGGACATTTCTACAAGCTCAAAACGCATTTCCGAGATCACTTCCGTTATTAACAGCATCGCTTTCCAGACCAACATTCTGGCGCTGAACGCCGCGGTAGAAGCTGCGCGTGCGGGTGAGCAAGGGCGTGGTTTTGCTGTGGTGGCGGGGGAAGTCCGTAATTTGGCGCAGCGCAGCGCGCAAGCCGCGAAAGAGATTGAAGGGCTGATTGGTGAATCAAGCCGGCTGGTGGAAACGGGCTCAGGGCTCGTGTCTCAGGCGGGGACAACCATGGGTGAGATTGTGCGTGCGGTTGTCAGCGTGACTGACATCATGGGGGAAATTGCTTCCGCTTCTGACGAACAGAGCCGTGGCATTGGGCAGGTTAGTCAGGCCGTGTCTGAAATGGATAGCGCGACGCAGCAGAACGCAGCGCTGGTGCAGGAAGCCTCGGCAGCGGCCGTTTCACTTGAAGAGCAGGCTGCTCGTCTGACGCAGGCTGTCGCGGTATTTAAACTGGCTGGCGTCGCTCAGAAGCTGAAAGCGTCATTGCCAAAAGCGGCACCGCAACCGCGTTTAGCGCCAGCGATGGCGATTGCCGGAAGCAGTAGTAAAGGCAGCGATAATCAAAACTGGGAAACGTTCTGATTCCTGGTAGATGAAGCATGATAGAAAAAAATGGCCCGCATTGCGGGCCATTTATTTATAACGTTCGATGACGGCTTATTTAGCGATCTTCTTGTACTTGATGCGGTGTGGTTCCAGCGCATCGGCACCCAGCGTACGCTTTTTGTATTCTTCGTATTCGGTAAAGTTACCTTCGAAGAATTCCACTTTACCTTCATCCTGATAATCCAGAATGTGTGTTGCGATACGGTCGAGGAACCAACGGTCATGCGAGATCACCATGGCACAGCCCGGGAATTCCAGCAGGGCGTTTTCCAGCGCGCGCAGGGTTTCGATATCCAGGTCGTTGGTCGGTTCATCGAGCAGCAGCACGTTACCGCCGACCTGCAACAGCTTCGCCAGATGCAGACGACCGCGTTCACCACCGGACAGCTCGCCAACGCGTTTGCCTTGATCAACCCCTTTGAAGTTGAAACGGCCAACGTACGCGCGGCTTGGCATCTCGGTGTTGCCGATACGCATGATGTCCTGCCCGCCGGACACTTCTTCCCAGACGGTTTTGCTGT is drawn from Pectobacterium aroidearum and contains these coding sequences:
- a CDS encoding LysR family transcriptional regulator yields the protein MFKQLQDMALFALVAECGSFTQAARKAGLAKSSLSLRISQLEQQIGLRLLNRTTRQLNLTFAGERYLIHCQEMLQASERADLAIQRLRDNPSGRLRITSPAGLGSTLLARLTAEFQQRFPAVSLDVLISDAVIDLVQEGFDVAFRTGKPHDSSLIGRPLGQTPRYLLASPDYLARHPALLHPQQLQQHRCIAHHAWTEWLLHRGSELYRWLLPDAHITDNLLYARECAIAGAGITLLPDFLCLDDAVSGKLVRVLSDWQAEANELYLVYPSRKLNSPALACFIDFVLQHSALDDYSTFLKKQQ
- a CDS encoding methyl-accepting chemotaxis protein, which codes for MLFALSIGTASYFLKQSNDSLDKANELSDIRAGISSSLDQLRVARLLLIQAGAANRISDHEVFKSASDQAAGRVRASQKRLDEYLARPDKLESEKALDEDILKAYNNYRDNAIVVMQKATSDGEFEDLVSLESTVARQLDEAFSVPVRKKVTELTKAAQDINLQAEQNAKLGYWMMAGSFALSIIMAIMAYIMVRNVILAPINRLVERIQKIAAGDLTQPPMAMGRNEIGILGTNIQNMQAELTDTVTIVREGADSIYQGSSEITAGNVDLSSRTEQQAAALEETAASMEQLTATVKQNSDNAHHASQLAKNASEKAEKGGQIVQGVVDTMQDISTSSKRISEITSVINSIAFQTNILALNAAVEAARAGEQGRGFAVVAGEVRNLAQRSAQAAKEIEGLIGESSRLVETGSGLVSQAGTTMGEIVRAVVSVTDIMGEIASASDEQSRGIGQVSQAVSEMDSATQQNAALVQEASAAAVSLEEQAARLTQAVAVFKLAGVAQKLKASLPKAAPQPRLAPAMAIAGSSSKGSDNQNWETF
- a CDS encoding zinc-binding alcohol dehydrogenase family protein; amino-acid sequence: MTVHAIAVDPQQPENFIAITQDIPEPGEYDLLIDVKAISVNPVDTKVHAGLRQNGLQQPRILGWDASGVVLKTGSAVSQFRVGDEVWYAGDITRPGSNTTHQLIDSRIVAHKPASLDWAAAAAMPLTALTAWEGLFEHLKIQQADSEKTLLIIGGAGGVGSLAISLAALRSSVNIIATASKPDSAEWCRQRGAHKVVDYRNLVAELEKEGIKQVDYIFCLNDTDGHWEAISKLIAPMGHICTIVENKHPLDQTALKLKSAALHWELMFTRSMFTTPDIAEQGNILHEVAQLVDAGKLQGTASETLQGLTVDTLKQAHDKVLEGHMRGKIVIAL